One genomic window of Hydra vulgaris chromosome 03, alternate assembly HydraT2T_AEP includes the following:
- the LOC136078672 gene encoding zinc finger BED domain-containing protein 4-like, with product MRSFIWSLYKINDASDAYATCNICKKTIKRGTKEAGQQCFSTTPLHNHIKINHRKEYRKERNKSEQKRSAQLTTAVFSTGTTESEESACETSKQTSIDEYLKSKKVWNINDSRSQAIHCKIGLMMALDNQPFTLVEDTGFNDLINHLEPRYSLPSRIYFSQTITPQLYMELKNKISIKLKKANHLSGHCIDKDFNRIDVVLHASHFSESHTGVNISEKLESMWDSWKIQVERQHLLVRDGASNMVKGSNLAKTPSIHCTIHLLQLVVSDSIMSENIVIDVLAKCCRLVTHLNHSSLACSNFKKIQQQQNLDNLCLVQDVPTRWNSTYLMLERLNKLKIPVQLYLAERSDF from the coding sequence aatatctgtaaaaaaacaattaaacgtGGAACTAAGGAGGCTGGGCAACAGTGTTTTAGTACAACACCTCTGCATaaccatattaaaataaatcatcgAAAAGAATATCGTAAAGAGAGAAATAAAAGTGAACAGAAAAGATCAGCTCAGCTCACAACGGCAGTTTTCTCAACTGGTACAACAGAAAGTGAGGAAAGCGCTTGTGAAACTTCTAAGCAGACTTCAATAGATGAgtatttaaagtcaaaaaaagtaTGGAACATTAATGATTCTAGATCCCAAGCTATTCATTGTAAAATTGGGTTAATGATGGCCTTAGACAACCAGCCGTTTACTTTAGTTGAAGATACAGGtttcaatgatttaataaatcatCTAGAACCTAGATATTCCTTACCAAGTAGAATATATTTTTCCCAAACGATAACTCCTCAACTTTACATggaattaaagaataaaatttctatcaagttaaaaaaagcaaaccACTTGTCAGGCCACTGTATTGATAAAGATTTTAACAGAATTGATGTGGTATTACATGCTTCTCATTTTTCTGAAAGCCATACAGGAGTAAACATATCTGAAAAGTTAGAAAGTATGTGGGATAGCTGGAAAATTCAAGTTGAAAGACAACACCTTCTTGTAAGAGATGGTGCTAGCAATATGGTTAAAGGGAGTAATCTAGCCAAAACTCCATCAATCCATTGTACCATTCATTTACTTCAATTAGTTGTTTCAGATTCAATCATGAGTGAAAATATTGTAATTGATGTCCTTGCAAAATGTTGTCGACTTGTAACTCATTTGAATCATTCGTCCCTAGCATGTagcaattttaagaaaattcaGCAACAACAAAATCTTGACAATCTTTGTCTTGTTCAAGATGTCCCAACAAGATGGAACAGCACTTATCTGATGCttgaaagattaaataaattaaaaattccagTTCAACTATACTTAGCAGAACGTTCtgacttttga